In Streptomyces sp. ML-6, the genomic stretch AAGCCGTCGTCGGGGTCTTCGCCCCGCGCGCGTTCGATCCGCGCATCCTCCGCAACAGCAAGGGCCGTCGGCCGGGGGCCGACGGGTGGGAGCGGTCGCACCCACCCGCACGGCGTTCCCCGTCCGGACGGCGTCGGCGGCTAGAGCAGCCGCTCCAGGACCACGGCGATGCCGTCGTCCTCGTTGGACGCGGTGACCTCCTGGGCCACGGCCTTCAGTTCCTCGTGCGCGTTGGCCATCGCCACGCCCCGCCGCGCCCAGGCGAACATCGGGATGTCGTTCGGCATGTCGCCGAAAGCCAGGGTGTCCACGGCCTTCACGCCCAGCCGGCGCGCGGCCAGCGAGAGGCCGGTCGCCTTGCTCAGCCCCAGCGGGAGGATCTCCACCACGCCGGGACCGGCCATGACCACGTCCACCAGGTTGCCGACGGCCGCGCGAGCGGCCTTCGCCAGTGCGTCGTCGTCGAGGTCGGGATGCTGTATGTAGACCTTGTTCAGGGGCGCGGACCACATCTCGGCGGGGTCGTCCACGAAGACGGCCGGAAGCGGCCCGTCCTGCACGCGGTAGCCGGGGCCGACCAGCACCTCGCCGTCGAGCCCGTCCCGGCTCGCCGCCAGGGCCAGCGGCCCGATCTCGGCCTCGACCTTGGACAGCGCGAGACCGGCGAGCTGCCGGTCCAGCGTCAGCGAGGTCAGCAGCCTGCGCTCACCCGCGTGGTAGACCTGGGCGCCCTGGCCGCAGACCGCGAGCCCCTCGTAT encodes the following:
- a CDS encoding HAD family hydrolase; translated protein: MTFPYKLVATDLDGTLLRGDDTVSERTRAALAAVTAAGAAHIIVTGRAVPWTRHILEDLGYEGLAVCGQGAQVYHAGERRLLTSLTLDRQLAGLALSKVEAEIGPLALAASRDGLDGEVLVGPGYRVQDGPLPAVFVDDPAEMWSAPLNKVYIQHPDLDDDALAKAARAAVGNLVDVVMAGPGVVEILPLGLSKATGLSLAARRLGVKAVDTLAFGDMPNDIPMFAWARRGVAMANAHEELKAVAQEVTASNEDDGIAVVLERLL